In Ostrea edulis chromosome 6, xbOstEdul1.1, whole genome shotgun sequence, a single window of DNA contains:
- the LOC125648072 gene encoding uncharacterized protein LOC125648072, with protein sequence MKRLKWLADGSPLLFKLILDHHLLQHLLYLKFSQFLVCITGCVKTDRITVWIVGSSIIKKASIAARNRPGGWSLGLNQRGVDIWWQGYGGLKFIHLVKKVRYLATLEYPPKYLLIHCGANDLGQTKLQSLLHRIKADIKLLSGIFSHTTLIWSFLLQRISWRHSQNVRAIEQARNRLNRWAANQVFACGGKILTHPQFIGKPAQLYHSDGTHLSDLGNYIFLSNIQGALEYFANGGESKEFPCK encoded by the coding sequence ATGAAGAGATTAAAATGGCTGGCAGATGGAAGTCCACTGCTTTTCAAGCTTATATTAGATCACCACTTACTCCAACATCTCCTATATCTTAAGTTTTCCCAATTTTTGGTATGCATTACAGGCTGTGTAAAAACAGACAGAATAACAGTTTGGATAGTCGGTTCATCAATCATAAAAAAGGCATCAATAGCGGCAAGAAATAGACCGGGGGGATGGAGCTTAGGCCTGAACCAAAGAGGAGTAGATATTTGGTGGCAGGGGTATGGCGGTCTAAAATTCATACACCTGGTCAAAAAAGTCAGATACTTGGCCACTTTAGAGTACCCCCCTAAATATTTGCTTATCCATTGTGGGGCCAATGATTTAGGTCAAACTAAACTCCAGAGCTTATTGCATAGAATCAAAGCTGACATCAAATTGCTTTCAGGTATATTCTCTCACACCACACTTATATGGTCCTTCCTTCTCCAACGTATTTCTTGGAGACACTCTCAAAATGTAAGGGCTATAGAACAGGCTAGGAATAGGTTGAATAGGTGGGCAGCCAATCAGGTGTTTGCTTGTGGGGGGAAAATTCTCACCCACCCCCAATTCATAGGGAAACCAGCACAACTCTATCACTCAGACGGGACTCATTTATCGGACTtgggaaattatatttttcttagCAATATCCAAGGGGCCCTAGAATATTTCGCAAATGGGGGAGAAAGCAAAGAGTTTCCTTGTAAATAA